A DNA window from Callospermophilus lateralis isolate mCalLat2 chromosome X, mCalLat2.hap1, whole genome shotgun sequence contains the following coding sequences:
- the Tceal3 gene encoding transcription elongation factor A protein-like 3 gives MEKPYRENEGKLENEEKPEDEVEPEDERKSDEEEKPDEEGKPAREGKLEDEGEPEEKGQSKDGGKAEKQGKSEGQSKPPGEGKPESQAKPASEPRAAEKRPAEDYVPRKAKRKTDRGTDDSPKDSQEDLQDRHLSSEEMMRECADVSRAQEELRKKQQKMGSFHWMQRDAQDAFNPRGQRGVRGVRGGGRGQRGLHDIPYL, from the coding sequence ATGGAAAAACCCTACCGTGAAAATGAAGGAAAACTGGAAAACGAGGAAAAGCCAGAAGACGAAGTAGAGCCTGAAGATGAAAGAAAGTCAGATGAAGAAGAAAAGCCAGACGAGGAGGGGAAGCCAGCAAGGGAGGGAAAGCTAGAGGATGAGGGAGAGCCAGAAGAGAAGGGACAATCGAAAGATGGGGGCAAGGCAGAAAAGCAGGGCAAGTCGGAAGGTCAGAGCAAGCCACCAGGGGAGGGCAAGCCAGAATCCCAGGCAAAGCCAGCCAGCGAGCCGCGGGCCGCTGAAAAGCGCCCCGCTGAAGATTATGTGCCCCGGAAAGCCAAAAGAAAAACGGACAGGGGCACCGACGATTCCCCCAAGGACTCTCAGGAGGACTTACAGGACAGGCATTTGAGCAGTGAGGAGATGATGAGAGAATGTGCAGATGTGTCAAGGGCTCAGGAAGAGCTAaggaaaaaacaacagaaaatgggtAGTTTTCACTGGATGCAAAGAGATGCTCAGGATGCGTTCAACCCAAGGGGCCAGCGGGGTGTCAGGGGAGTGAGGGGCGGAGGTAGGGGCCAAAGGGGCTTACACGATATTCCCTACCTTTAA